TCCAGTCACTGTCGGTACCGGCCAAGACCGCGGTACCAGTCGGTGAGCCGCTTAAGCCCTCCGCTAGGCCGCTCCTGCAAACCgcaggagggaagagggttgCCCCTCCTGCTTCTGGCTGCCGGGCCCTGGGCCGGCTCCCGAGAAATCATTGGGCGAGGCCAGTCGGGGTCCCGAAGGACTCTGTCTCCTTCTGCCCCCTCGTCTTAGCATCCGAgtggggccggcccggcccggctttACCAGCCGGCCGGATTCTCCCGTGAGCTTCTCCCGTGAGCTGTTGGCATTTCGGTTCCCAAGGATCTTCCTCCAGACTTGGCTGTGAACCAACTCCTCCTGGTCCAAAGGCCTGATGAACAGGGAACTTTGAAgtacccctctccctgctgcccccAGCACCCTGAGGGAAAATGCTACCTTGCCCACCCCACTGGGCAGAGACCccagctgagggagagggaggttgcTCATGAGACTTGGGTGGACTAGAAGCTggcagggtggaaggcagagctgggggaaggggggcggcagaggggagTAAAGTGGGCAGTGAGAGGGGGTGCTCTCGAAGAAGCATGGCGGCAGCATCTTCGGGGAGGTTCTCCACCTCCCGGACCACCCCCTGATGGCAAGGAGGAAGTCCCAAGGCAGGCAGCCAAGTAGGAATGGGTGAGGAACAGCGGTGCAGAGCGAGCAGCCAATTAGGCCCGAAAGGCGACCGTAGGGGTTCTGGTCTGTCGGTCAGTCAATTTGTGATATTTCCCAAGTACCCACGGTGGGCAGAGGATTGTACTGTAGCCTTGAGAGAGGACCATAGAGTTAGACGgctctatccctgccctcaaggagtttgcactccACGCACAGCTGTCACTGGCCTCAGGCGGTGTCAAGTGGActtatcccccaccccccagtgacAGATCTGCTGTCCAGACTGGGGTCTGGCCTTCTGGGAGCGGGCATCCCCGTGGACGGACCCAGCGGGACTATAAAGGGGAGGACCTTTTCTCTAGGTGTGATAATGGGCCACGGGGCCACCGGCCTCCTGGGGCTCCCTCCAGGGTCAAGGTGTTCTCCCTCCAGGGTCAAGGTGTGCTCCGCTTTTGGGTTTCCCCACAGGAGCCTCTGTGATGTTGGATTGGTTCATCTTGGCCTCCTCTCCCATGGCCCCccgtccttttccctctgcttttgcCAAGGGCAGCAGGGTCCCCCTGGAGACGCTTCCGGACACCCCTCCCCGGGGCACCCCGGGGGGAAATGGTTCCTCGAGCAACAACcaatctcctccccgcccccgggcccgccagCTGCTGGCAGTGGGAACAAAAACACCTTTCTCCCAGGGGGCTTCGACTTTCTCCCCGACCTCTGACCTTCTCTTCACCCTCCATCCCACGGGCACCATCTGCTCCTCTTAGGCGGCTCACGCCGTCTCCCATTGTTCCGGGGTCCCCCTGCCTGGCGCGGACAATGGGGGACCCCTCGCTGGCCTAGCTCTCCGCTCTTCACGGCTGTCACAACGGCTCAACGATTACGAGAGTCGTCGCCAGGTTTCCGTTCtaactcttcttccccctccaaggCCAgggtccacccccaccccagactccAGGTCCCTGCGTCAGGGGCTGTgtaccctcctcatctctgctctGGGCTccctggggtcggggggcagaggggaagggccaAACCCCCTCCTTCCGTCATCTTCTTTTGGATCAAGGTGCCCCCAGGTGTGGTGTTTCTGTTATTATTGTGTTCTAAGTGTAGGGGCTCCTCTGGGTTCCTGGGGCTGGGCACCGGAGGTGAGGCAGCTGTTAGGCTCAGGGCCGAAGGCACCGCCGACTCCCAAGATGCTGTTGAGGCAGAGAGGGCCTCTCTTGGGCAACTTCTCAGCTCCGGTCATTTTGTCTGGCCTCCTGGCCCCACTGGCATTTCCATTAAACATGAAACCCTTCTGCAGCATGGGGGCTATGGGCCCTGGGCCATTGAGGGGTGACCTTGAGGCCGTttcctggcccccccccccccccaattctgaAGGTCCCTCTTGGACTCAGTCGGGGCCCCTAGAGAGAGCACTTGCCGCATACAGGGCCGTAGGCTGAGTGAGAGCTTGGGAGGATCAGGGTAGCCAGCAGACCTGTCCTCGGGGTGCTTCCAGTAGGGCATGCGGCGCGAGCCATTTGGGCCCCCGGCCCTCTACGATGTTGCCGCGTGGCTCCAGTGGCCCCGAGTCAGGATGGAGGGACTCTGGCCGACCTTGCCATCATCCTCACGCGGGTTTTATTGGGCAACATTCAGCGCCCCCCGGGCAGTGCTTGCCCGCCGCCCCGCACCTCTGGGGCGGAGGCGGCCGAGTTCGGCCAATGGAACCGTCCCGGTTTTAGCCGtctgggcaggcaggcaggcaggcgctCGCTCCCACCTGCCCCGTCCCCCGACTGGTTTTTTCAGGTTTCGTGAGCCAGGAGTGATCTTGGGCCTCGAGGCCCGGCCCAGCCGCTTCTGCGGCACCGGACCCAACGCGGGTTTTCATCCAGGCGGAGCTGTAGACGAAACCCCTACCCAAGGATTCACACCTGCTTGCCTGCGATCTCCCATTCACACGCTCTCCCGCACGCATGCACACACCCATTCACGCACGCAGCGCTATCCCTGCCACCCTTTAGCGTCCAGGTAGAGTTCACGTTCCCTGTGGCTCGCTTGTCGGCTCGCTTGTCCCGAAACAGGGGCTTGGTGGGAGGTGAGGACGAGCGAATGATCCGCCTCTGGGAGCCACTTCCTGTCTGTGCTGagaggccctggccctggccctcgccctcagcacccccttccccctcgcctcccccccaccacacacacccacagcATTATGCCTCCTATCCAggtcctccccaccaccaaccagTCCGTTCAGACGTGCTGCTTGCTGTGCCACCGGGAGCGCAAGGACTGGGGAGGCCCCTCCCCCAACGGGCTGGTCTCCCCGAGCGAGAGGCTGCCACCCGACTTTGTGCCAACACTCGTGCAGAACCTGCTGGGAGAGATGCCTCTGTGGATCTGTCAGAGCTGCCGCAAGAGCGTGGAAGAAGAGGAGCGCAGGGCAGTTCAAGAGCAGGCGCTGGCGGTAAGTTCCCGGGCAGGCGATCTCGGGGGTGCCCGCGGTGGTCCCTCGGCTCCCTGTCGGTGACACTTTGGACCTTCCTGAACACTTGCCAGGTTGTGCGGGGGATCCCGAAGCCTTTTGTGGGAGGGAGTCATTCTCGGCAGGTTGGGGGTCCTGCAGTTAACCGCTGGGGACCACGTGGGAGAACCAGCCGGGAGCGGCAGCTCGGGGGACGGGTCACCAGGCCAAGGTCGAGTCGGTCCCGTAGCTACGGGGAAAGAAGCCAAGCCCTGTTGCAGGGATCGGGGAGCTATGGTGGGACCCGGCAGCCAGCTTTCCGGGAGAGGCGGCCTCCAAGGCCAGCAGGTGCCGGGCAGCTTGGGCAGGAGGGCTAGAGGCCTCGTCCCCCCGCAGCCCGGGGGCCAGGCCACTGCCCCAGGGATATGCAGGatttcctgcctctctcttgaTCCCAAGCCCTGGAGAACAGCtacttctctccctgcccagctACCTCTCTGCCAGGGTTCCAGCCTCACGGGCGGGAGGAGATTGTGCGGGAGCAGCCCGGCCCACCCGGCCAGGAGGGGCGagccggggccaggcctgaaggtCCTGGGAGGTGGGCTCCTCCGCCCTCCTGGGGTGCCTCCTTGAAGTCTTAACCAGGTTAGGTGGGGCCCGACGGGAGCGGTGCCAAGGCGGGCTGTCGTCTCCccgagggaggctggggggattCAGCTGTCTCTGACCTTCACTCCTGAATTCTCggcccttttttcctcctccccctccaactcttcccaccccctccaggtcTCATTATCACACACGTCCTGCAAATTCCAGTCATGTGGAAGCGGCttgcactcctcctcctcctcctcttcctcctcctcttcctcctcctcgtcgtcttcgtcctcctcctcctcctcctgccatggGAACTCAGGAGACTGGGATCCCAGCTCATTCCTGTCAGCACACAAACTCTCTGGCCTCTGGAACTCTCAGCACGCCCACGGCCCCCTCCAGGGCAGTTCACTAGGGAgccctccggcccccccggcAGGTGAGTCCCACACTGCAGaccccctctgctctctccctggtGCACCGacggtgggcagggggaggaggggtgcggTCGGCCCTACGGAATTCCTTCGCTCTCTTCCTGGTGCGTCGGAGGTCATTCGGCGAGGGGAGGGCCCGGTCAGCCCTGTGGCTCCCTCGAAATGAGCCTGCCACGAGCCAGTGGGAACAGGAGGTGTCGGGGGACCTGGAAGGGTTGGCCCGAGTCAGTGTTGGGGGTCTGGGGGGTTCAGCCCTGATGTCCTGCATGAGGGCCTGATTTTCCTTTCCCGCCTGGCAGGGCCTCCTCCAGGCTCCTCCCGACCCCAGAGAGCCAGGCCCGCTCAGCCTCGGAGTCCGAGACCCACCCTGCTGGGGGTCCGCGAGACCcgggagatggcagaggagaaaccgccctttccctctgactcCTCCAGGTGACAGACACGCGAGCCTTCCCCTGGCTCCCGAGTGCGTCAGCCAGTCTCCCGCTCCTGGCCCGAAGACCTGCCCCTTCAGCCACACACTCCCCTCCCAGGCCGCTTCTGGCGGCGGAGCTGTGCCCGGCTCTCCTCTGCCTACCTCACTTGAGTTCTGCAAGACGCTGCCCAAGCAGTTCAAGAGCATGTGCAGACGGCCCACCCCTCCAGGTAGGTGACAAAAGCCCCCGGATGGATCCCCGCCACTTCCCGAGGGGCCCAGGCCGTGGCCACCATCCCGGCAGGTTTGGgagtttctctctgtctttctgtctctccgtctccccctcccctcagtcacTGAGCCTGACCCTCCCCTTGTTGGCCTTGCAAAGCCAGACCTGATCCTGATTTAGAGTTCCTTGTTGAAAGCACCCACACTTCGGGGGCCCagtggggacaggggagggggacaggttTCCAAGAGCAAACAGACCAGAAAGCCGCCATTCCGGGCCTTTCCGGCCCCGACTGAAAACCGAGGTCTCGGAGAGTTGGGAAGAACGAGGTTGGAGCCTAGCTCCTAGctccaaaggctgtggggccatcTCCCCCTTGGCCCCCACGGAGTGGGCACCTCTGCCTCGGGCCACCTCCTCCTGACTTTGGGGTTTGAACCCCCTTCCTCCAGCTTGGCCACTGGCCTCTCCGGCCGAGGCCTCTGGGCCCGTGGTCCGTCGGGCCTCAGGCCGCCAAGAGGAGCGACACCGCTGGGCTCCTCTGTTGGCCTTCTCCGGCCCGGTCAAACCTGAAGGGGCGGCGACAGGgccccggggctgggagcggcTCTCCAGCGGCTCTGTCTCCCAGTGagtcagccccccttttccctccccgcccccccgccaccccagcctGGCTGCCCACGCTCAGCACAGCCCACCCGCCGAGCCGGCTGCCACACCCTGGCTCTGACCCCCAGGTGGCCTCTCCCCACTTGCCGGGTTGCCTCTGGAGGGTGCAGGGTGGAGgttcgccccctcccctcctgccgccCCGTGGGTCCCTGGCAGCGCTACGTGGTCCCAGGGGAAGGGCCGAGGTGGCCCGGGTGGCTCACTTCCTCCCGCTTGGAGAGAGGCTCCCAGGTCGAGCCGGGATGGCCCCGGGGTAAAGGATGGAAAGCAGGCGCGTTCCATCCCTTCCCCGACGGCTGAAGGAAACGAGAGGGTCTCCCACCACGCTCGTGCCGGCCGCCGGAGTGGACGAGGGGAGACCCCATCTGGGCCAGGCGGCCTTGCGACGCGGCCCGGGAAAACGGACCCTGACAGCCCCGCACTCCCGTCTGCCCGCAGGCGAAGCCTTCCACTCCTCGGAACACCACCGGCACGCAGATCTCGCCGCCCCTCCCAACAGccccaccggccaccccgcacctCCAGCACCGCTGGCCCCCGCTCATCCTGGGCCCTTCGGCTCTCCACCCCACGGCCACCAGCCGCCCTCCGCCCCGGCGACACCCTTCCCCACGCCCGTCCCCGGCCCACACCCCGCGGCGCCCAAGGCGGCCGCCGAGTCCCCCACCGCCACAGCCGCCactgccgcccccccccacagCCCGGCGTCATGTAAGAGCCCTCACCTGCCCTCCGCCAACGTGCCACCGCTTCTCAAGATGCCCCCACCGCTCTCAGGGTGCAACCACCCCTGCAACGGGCACTGCAGCGGGGCCCTGATCCCCCAGCCTGCACCCCACCAGCTCCCTGGCACCAACAGGTTAGTGGGACGCTGGCCGGGAGCGGGGAGCTGCTGGCTAGCTGGCAGATGGGGAGGCGGTCTCCGCAGGCCCCAAGACTCGGGCTACGCTAGGGGGTcagcagggcagggggtgggagtggcATTCCCAGGGAGCCGAGCTTCCACGTGAGGGAGGACTGGGGAACGTTGCCGTAAGCGCAGAGTTGGGTTGCCTTGGGGGCTTTCCGGGGATTGGGGGAGAGCGGCCTCAGAGGGGGGAGGCATCACGGTAATCCCCCGAGTGGCCAGGGGAGCCTCCTTGACAGATACCGCCCTCggggtctcccctctccaacaCGTGGGTCCTCTAGTTCTGCCCTGGTCCTCACCCCCGCCCTCTGGAGCGCGGGGTCACGTTCCAGCTTGCGTCACCCTTGCCGGAGATGGGGCTCTGCTCTTTGTTTCCTGCTCAGGGGTGCGTGCTGTCTGTGCATGTGGGTGTCtgtgcatctagcccagtgctggaGAAGCGGCCTCGACCGAGACGCTTGACCAGGCAACCTCCCCTCTTGGCCAAGCCTTGGTCCCACCCTTGTCCCAGAGGACCTCAGAGAAGCTGTTTCCAGACTGCGGCTCTGACTCGGGGCCGGAGGAAGTGTCGGGGGGGCGGTTACTCTGGCATCCCCACGCCATGACGCCCCAGGGCCCGGGGTCTGCCCACTGACGCAGGGAGGAGCATGGCTGGGGAGATCCTGGGGGTCCTCTCTGCCCAGCTGAGGGGACCCGAAAGTCCCAGGGTTCCCCATTGACCGGACCCGCGGGGCCTCCCCTGCCGAGCCTCACCGGGCGCCTCCGCCTTCCCCCCACCAATGGCAGGGACCCCGGCTGCAAGGGCCACAAGTTTACAAACGGTACAGGCTGCCACCCGCCGCAGTCCTGCGAGGCGgacgaggggctgggagaggacgaGGACAGCAGCTCGGAGCGTAGCTCCTGCACCTCCTCGTCCACCAATCAGAAAGACGGGAAGTTCTGTGACTGCTGCTACTGTGAGTTCTTCGGCCACAACGCGGTGAGTGAGGGACTCGAGCCCGCGGCTGGGGGTGGTGgcgggaggcaggaggccggggccgggccccggcccgcagaCCCGGGCTTCTCCGGCGGCCGGGAGCGGGGTGagacgcccccacccccgcctcccccaaaaCGCGGGATCGGACTGGGCTCGGCCAAAAGGGCAGCCCGAGCGGGACCAGGCTTCCAAGCCTCAGGGCTCACGGGGCCGGCGTTCCACCTTCCAGCCCCCGGCGGCCCCGACGAGCCGGAACTACGCTGAGATCCGGGAGAAGCTGCGCTCTCGGCTGACCAAGCGGAAAGAGGAGCTGCCCCAGAAGGCGGGGCAGGTGGGCAGCGCCCCCGGGGAGCCGGCCGTGGACCATCGGGACGTGGACGAGCTCCTGGACTACATCAACAGCACCGAGCCCAAGCCCCTCAACAGCGCCAAGGCTGCCAAGCGGGCCCGGCACAAGCTGAAGAAGAAGGTGGGTCGGACTGTCAGGCTCTCCGGCTGCCCTGGgaacccccctccgcccccctgcaAGCTCGGGGGCAGCGGGCGAGAAAGGAAAGCCCCCAGAGGTCCCGGGAGGGTGCCGGGCCCGGTGcctgagcagagggtgggaactGAAAAAGAAACCTTGGGTCGGGTCTCAGATGTGGCTACCTAATTGGAGAGAGTTCCCAAGGATCTCCGAGGCCGGGGCCGCCCGAGATGGCTCGGAATCAGTCATTCAGGGCTGCCCTAGATGGCTAAGAAGCGGTCATTGCTCAGGGACGGTCTGGCCCCAGCGCCTTGTGGTAGAGAAGGGTTTATAGCCTGTTCCAAACCCCATTCTCATTGCCATGAGCTATGTCAGTGGGCAGGTTGTGCCCCCTCATCCCAAGAGTGCTGGAGCTAAAGAATCTCAAGCCTGGAGGCAGGCCCGGTTTGCCCGGTGGCGGCTCCCCACCCCAGCCAACGGGATCGGTGCCCTACCTTGGGAGGTGTGGGGGTGGTCCCTAGAAAAAGGACCTTTGTGTGGGATCCCGGTGAAGCTGGTGGGTTCCCGGAGGGGTGCTGCTCCCCGGCAAATCCCAGTCAATCGGTTctacttagtgagcacttcccgtgtgcagagaactgtactaagcacttgggagaggatactacAGCAGTTATGCAAGACTTGTGGGACCTCTCTGCAACACCATGGGGGCAAGCCTGCCCGGGCTCTCTGCCCTGGAGCTCCCTGGGAGGGTGGGGCTTTGGAGCCGCACCCTGGCTCCAGAGACCCAACCGTCTGTTCAGTCCTTGTGGCGGGAAGGGCGACCCTCCGGGTTGAATACTCCCCAGATTCAGTGTGGACTCCCGACCTCATCTTTCAGGCCTTCCCACTGTGGCCCCTTccttcccgctccccaccccaaatGCCCTCCTCCTGCAGGCCCTCCTAGAATCCTTGGTTCCTACCTTTTCTCACTGCTGAAGCTCcagccttctctcttccccaacctcctcccttgcCACTCTCCCTTCAGCCACGGTGGACTCGGTCCCCTCACCTCAACTCCTCTCCCGAGCCAGGGGCCGCGAGTCACCCATCAAGCTGGGGAGATACTAGCTGATGGGCAAACAGGCCTGTTCTCCATCATCCTCCGCTCCTTTCTAGACCGATTGGTACTAGCCAAAGGAATCCCCTTTCTGGCTCTCAGGGAGCTGGCCAGGGCTTCCCACTCCCTGTGGGGCCTCTCACCCGCCAACATTTCCCTCCCACTCAGAAGCCCTCACACCCGACTGGtcctcccccacttttctgcccTCCTCCATTCTGTCTGTTCAGCTTGTCCCTCGAAGGAGTGGAGGGCTGTGGCACATCcagaggccagggagaggggCTCACCCCCATCCTGTCCTTTGTCTTGCCTCACCGTGCCACCTGGcctctccccggggggggggggggggggggctttccaGAATCGCTGCATTGAAACAAAATAGCGGAATTTTCTTTCGCGTCCAAGTTTTCCATTTCCGAACCTGCCCACTTTCCGCCGCCACCTGTATTTCGAATCTCAAGAATGGCTGAAATACTCCCGTGTCGGTGCAtctcgcccctctccccccagccaacCTGAGGCGATCGGATCTCTGACCCGTGGTCCCCGAGTATCTTGCAGTCTTGGTGGGGGAACATTAAGTGGAGTGCCAgcaggatcagtcagtcagtcgtatttattgagcacttaccgtgtgcggagcactatagtaagtgcttgggagagtacagtataacagacacattcccttcccacaacaagcttatagtctgaggACCAGTGGGGCCTGAGCCCCTCGCATCCATTCCCTTTCACTAACTGTCCCGTTCACCCCTTCTCCTTGGTATAGAACGTGGGCTGCTGTAGTGctcagcccagagtaagcgctccaccaACGTCTCCTTTGTTTTCATTATCGGACCTCATCCCCCGAGCCGTCGGGGAGCAGGCTGCTCAGACTGACCATGTCCCCCTCTCTCCTGTTGTGCCggcaggagaaggaaaaagccCAGTTGGAGGCGGAGACCCAGCGCCAGACCGACCCCAGCACCCCCtccactgcccctgcccctgcccctgcaccagctcccgcccccgccccctccggccccgcggcCGCCGAGCCCGCCGGGGAAAAGCTCCTGGAGTGGCCCCAGCTGGAGCTGGAACGGGTCAACAGCTTCCTGACGAGCCGCCTGCAGGAGATCAAGAACACCATCAAAGACTCCATCCGGGCCAGCTTCAGCGTCTACGACCTCAACCTGGACGTCAACGACTTCCCCAAGAAGGCGGCCGTCCTGGAGCAGAAGGCCCTGCTCTCCCACCTCAACGGCTCCTCTGACCTGCAGGAGATCGGGCTGGACCTGTCCCCCTTGACTCTGGGCCCCCCCGGCAAgagcccccaggccccgccctcgCCCGGTGAGCCGGGTCCGCCTCGGGGCGAGGGGGTGCCCCCCGCCGGGGAGAATGGGGTGGTGAGGCGGCTCAGTGCCGTACCCAGCCTTTCCCGCGTCATCTGGGTCCAGTCCCCCAAGGCGACCGACCCGGCCCCGGATGGGCTCGGCCCCAGGGAGGCGGCCCCGGCGGACCGGCCGGATGTTCCCGACATCgggcccggaggcgggaggcCCAGGAAGAACAAGAGGCCCAACGGGCAGGCCAGAAGAGGGGAGGCCAGCCCGCTGTCCGGGCAGCAGGCCAAGGTGGAGACCCCCAGCGGGGccaaggggcaggggccgggcgccAGGCAGCCGCCCaagcccagcctggccccagaGCTCCCCAGGGGCGGGTGCTGCCCGGAACCCGCTGAGGCGACCCGCGGCACCCGGCCGGGGCCCCCTTGGGCCTGCGGCCCCCCAAAGGCTGAGAAGGAGAAAGGCGGCTTGTGGAGACCCCGGAAGAATGAGGCCCGGGGGGAACCGGAGTCGACATCGCCGGCGGGTGCTGGGGACCGGGCCCCGGCCAGCTTGGCGCCGGTGACGGCTTTGCCCCCGACCAAGGGCAAGACCCGGAAGAGCCGCAGCAAGTCGGAGAAATCCGCCACCGCCATCGGTGAGTGATCTGGGGcctggctccccctctcccccccgcccaaaacGGTCCGTGGGGCACCCCTACCGGTGGCCCGCATCTGCGGGCCAGGACCGGGCCCCCCCATGCCTTAGGACCGGCCAGAGGGGGCTCAGAGTGGTGAGGGGCCGGTGGGAGAGTCTGGCGGGGCCACGGGGGCGGGCCGGTCTCGTATGCTAAGTGGGCCTGGCGTGTGTTGGCAGACGACGTGTTCCTGCCCAAGGACGTGGACGGAGTGGAGATGGATGAGACAGATCGGGAGGTGGAGTACTTCAAGAGGTACGTGCCGGCAGCTGCACCCCCGCGGCTCCTGGTCCGGGCAACGGGCTagccctgctctccccctcgcccccccccccccccccccccagcacgggGGAGCTTTGGACCTGGGCCCTGCCCGGGGAGCTGACCACCCTTCGGGGGGCGGGCAGGGTAATGTGACTTCTTCGTCCCCCTGTGGTGTCCGCTGCCTGGAGGCCTGTGcagggtaataatgatggtatttgttaagcccttactgtgtgccaagcactgttctaagcgctgggtaagcaGCCCAGTGCCAGCACCTGCTCCTTGGCTAGGATTGGGCGCTCTCAGGGTCAGAGTGGCCACTCCTTTGGACCCCCGGAGCTTAGAATCCAGACCCCTAGTCTGGGCCTGGATCTCGTTCTGCTGCCGCATTAGCCCCAGGACCGCCAGAGCCGGGTGAATCCTCTCCGAGTAGGTCACCTCTGTGCTCACGCTCTCCCCAGGCCTGAGTCCCCCTGAGGCCCTGTGTCATTTCCTGAACGGGCCTAGGGGGTACCCTCTGAGGGCCAAGCCCGAAGCATTCCCTGCTGCAGGCCCAGAACCCCCAACCTAGGGGCTTGCCTCATTCCCCTTCACCTCTGGGGCTGCACCAAGGGCGGGCCCTCCTTTTGCCCCGAGGAGGTCGGTCCCACCTGTCGGTCATCATCCAGGTGGCCACGGGGCCCCGGGGGGTCGGGACGGTCCCGTCCCGCGTCGGGCGGTCCGGTGAGCCGCGGAAGGCGCGCGGACTCTGACGTGGCATCGCCCCCGCTCCCGCTGCAGGTTCTGTCTGGACTCTGCCAAGCAGACGCGGCAGAAAGTGGCCGTCAACTGGACCAACTTCACCCTCAAGAAAACCACTTCCAGCGCAGCtcagtgaggtggggtggggtggggggcgcccgGGAGCGGGGCGGGCAGTGGGAAggaggctcctccctcccctcctcctcaccccgttCACTTGCCACTCTTCACCGGCCCcctattctccccccacccccaggccctgggcctccccggcccccttctcCAGCgctgcccgggcccggggaggcaTCTGACTCCGCGGACTCAGAAGGGTGGCGGACGGCATAGCCTTCTGGACCTCCTGTCCCCCGGGG
This sequence is a window from Ornithorhynchus anatinus isolate Pmale09 chromosome X2, mOrnAna1.pri.v4, whole genome shotgun sequence. Protein-coding genes within it:
- the FAM193B gene encoding protein FAM193B isoform X1, translated to MTRRRNKAGVGGGVGVGVRRERASGPPPQQQQQQQQQQQQEPPPPPPPPPPEASEPPSLAGAEAPEAVGQEGGGGGGGVGVQPEPGKAPQVLPTTNQSVQTCCLLCHRERKDWGGPSPNGLVSPSERLPPDFVPTLVQNLLGEMPLWICQSCRKSVEEEERRAVQEQALAVSLSHTSCKFQSCGSGLHSSSSSSSSSSSSSSSSSSSSSSSCHGNSGDWDPSSFLSAHKLSGLWNSQHAHGPLQGSSLGSPPAPPAGDRHASLPLAPECVSQSPAPGPKTCPFSHTLPSQAASGGGAVPGSPLPTSLEFCKTLPKQFKSMCRRPTPPGEAFHSSEHHRHADLAAPPNSPTGHPAPPAPLAPAHPGPFGSPPHGHQPPSAPATPFPTPVPGPHPAAPKAAAESPTATAATAAPPHSPASCKSPHLPSANVPPLLKMPPPLSGCNHPCNGHCSGALIPQPAPHQLPGTNRDPGCKGHKFTNGTGCHPPQSCEADEGLGEDEDSSSERSSCTSSSTNQKDGKFCDCCYCEFFGHNAPPAAPTSRNYAEIREKLRSRLTKRKEELPQKAGQVGSAPGEPAVDHRDVDELLDYINSTEPKPLNSAKAAKRARHKLKKKEKEKAQLEAETQRQTDPSTPSTAPAPAPAPAPAPAPSGPAAAEPAGEKLLEWPQLELERVNSFLTSRLQEIKNTIKDSIRASFSVYDLNLDVNDFPKKAAVLEQKALLSHLNGSSDLQEIGLDLSPLTLGPPGKSPQAPPSPGEPGPPRGEGVPPAGENGVVRRLSAVPSLSRVIWVQSPKATDPAPDGLGPREAAPADRPDVPDIGPGGGRPRKNKRPNGQARRGEASPLSGQQAKVETPSGAKGQGPGARQPPKPSLAPELPRGGCCPEPAEATRGTRPGPPWACGPPKAEKEKGGLWRPRKNEARGEPESTSPAGAGDRAPASLAPVTALPPTKGKTRKSRSKSEKSATAIDDVFLPKDVDGVEMDETDREVEYFKRFCLDSAKQTRQKVAVNWTNFTLKKTTSSAAQPWASPAPFSSAARARGGI
- the FAM193B gene encoding protein FAM193B isoform X2, whose translation is MTRRRNKAGVGGGVGVGVRRERASGPPPQQQQQQQQQQQQEPPPPPPPPPPEASEPPSLAGAEAPEAVGQEGGGGGGGVGVQPEPGKAPQVLPTTNQSVQTCCLLCHRERKDWGGPSPNGLVSPSERLPPDFVPTLVQNLLGEMPLWICQSCRKSVEEEERRAVQEQALAVSLSHTSCKFQSCGSGLHSSSSSSSSSSSSSSSSSSSSSSSCHGNSGDWDPSSFLSAHKLSGLWNSQHAHGPLQGSSLGSPPAPPAGDRHASLPLAPECVSQSPAPGPKTCPFSHTLPSQAASGGGAVPGSPLPTSLEFCKTLPKQFKSMCRRPTPPGEAFHSSEHHRHADLAAPPNSPTGHPAPPAPLAPAHPGPFGSPPHGHQPPSAPATPFPTPVPGPHPAAPKAAAESPTATAATAAPPHSPASCKSPHLPSANVPPLLKMPPPLSGCNHPCNGHCSGALIPQPAPHQLPGTNRDPGCKGHKFTNGTGCHPPQSCEADEGLGEDEDSSSERSSCTSSSTNQKDGKFCDCCYCEFFGHNAPPAAPTSRNYAEIREKLRSRLTKRKEELPQKAGQVGSAPGEPAVDHRDVDELLDYINSTEPKPLNSAKAAKRARHKLKKKEKEKAQLEAETQRQTDPSTPSTAPAPAPAPAPAPAPSGPAAAEPAGEKLLEWPQLELERVNSFLTSRLQEIKNTIKDSIRASFSVYDLNLDVNDFPKKAAVLEQKALLSHLNGSSDLQEIGLDLSPLTLGPPGKSPQAPPSPGEPGPPRGEGVPPAGENGVVRRLSAVPSLSRVIWVQSPKATDPAPDGLGPREAAPADRPDVPDIGPGGGRPRKNKRPNGQARRGEASPLSGQQAKVETPSGAKGQGPGARQPPKPSLAPELPRGGCCPEPAEATRGTRPGPPWACGPPKAEKEKGGLWRPRKNEARGEPESTSPAGAGDRAPASLAPVTALPPTKGKTRKSRSKSEKSATAIDDVFLPKDVDGVEMDETDREVEYFKRFCLDSAKQTRQKVAVNWTNFTLKKTTSSAAQ